The following proteins are encoded in a genomic region of candidate division KSB1 bacterium:
- a CDS encoding archease, with protein sequence MNELSAIEFIEHTGDIGVRVRAPELKELFVRAAQATFQIICPQCKVEPAVERAISVAGGDLEELLVNWLSELNYWFCTEQELYGHFCISSLDKSSLHATVRGEKVDLQRHKLRTEIKAVTYHKLYVRQAEHGWEAQVIFDI encoded by the coding sequence ATGAACGAGCTGAGCGCCATCGAGTTCATTGAGCACACCGGCGACATCGGTGTGCGGGTGCGCGCGCCCGAGCTGAAAGAGCTCTTTGTGCGGGCAGCGCAGGCGACGTTCCAAATCATCTGCCCGCAGTGCAAGGTGGAACCTGCCGTGGAGCGCGCTATCTCTGTGGCAGGCGGAGACCTCGAAGAGCTGCTGGTGAATTGGCTCTCAGAGCTCAACTATTGGTTCTGCACGGAGCAGGAACTTTACGGCCACTTTTGCATAAGCTCATTGGACAAAAGCTCATTGCACGCCACGGTGCGTGGGGAGAAGGTTGATCTGCAGCGTCACAAGCTGCGGACCGAGATCAAAGCGGTCACCTACCACAAGCTCTATGTGCGGCAGGCAGAGCATGGTTGGGAAGCGCAAGTGATTTTTGACATCTGA